The Deinococcus puniceus genome segment TGCCATCGTCCGGGTTTCGCCTGTATTCGTGCCCAGTGTCATCTCGGCCAAGTCGCCGGGTTGCACGGGCATCGTGAAGACCCACGCCGGATCGGGCGCGTAGTAGCTGAGGCCCCGGAAGTCGGCCAAGGCTGCGGCTCCAATCGGCCCGCGTCCCGCCGCAAAGTGCTCGTCTTTGCGCCGCCGGAACTCGGCAACGGCTTCGGCGTGCGCTTGGCTCACCAATCCACCTTCATCGTCTGGCCCGCGTATTCCACCACGTCGCCGCGCCGCAGCTTCTTGCGTCGGCGCGTCTCTACCTCGCCGTTCAGTAGCACTTCGCCGCCCTGGACGCGAAATTTAGCCTCACCGCCCGTTTGCACCACGCCCTGAAGTTTGAGAAAGTCTTGCAGATCAATCGTGTCTGTAGGTTGGTCGTTGCGCCCGGTCATGGGGGCAGGGTAGCAGGCCGGGGCGGGTGGAGTGTGGGGCGGGTTCACCGCAGAACTGCCCCTCTACTTCGCAGCTCTGCGAGTCCGACAAGGGGCGAGGGCAAGAACTTTGAGTCGGGTTGGAATCTTTTCTTAGACCCTTGACCCTTAGACGTTTTTCGACGTTCCATACCCACTTTTACGGCTTGTACTGCCCCCCGAATACCCGCAAATCCAAGTCGTCTACCCGGCTGTCTCCGTTCAGGTCACCGGGCAAACTGCCTGTTTTGCCGTAATTGTTCATCAGCAGCGCAAAGTCGGTCAGGTCTATCACGCCGTCGCCGTTCAGATCGGCCCCGCTGAGACGCAGTTTGGCGGCTTCGGGCGTCCATGCTTTCAGGCCGATAAATCGGGTCAGTTCGGCACGCAAGGCTTCGGCCAGTGGCTGCGGGCTGTTCGGATTAAATTCGATGCGCTGATCGGTGCCCGTGCCCACCACGCGGGCCGATACATCCGGGTTGAAGGCCACGCCCGTGCTGCTGCCGATGCTCAGAACCGGGCCGCTGCTGCTGTCCAGCGTCACAGGCAGTTCCGGGGTGCTGATGGCGGCGAGGGCTTCTTGCACCAGCCGCGTCAATTCGGCTCCTTGTGGGCGAAGCTTGACGGTGACGGCACTGGCTGAACCGGCCAACACCAATGCGCTGAGAAGGAAAAAACGGTGTGCGGCACGGCTCATGGCGTTGTCCTCGCGGCCCGGAGTTGGTCTCGGAACTTGGCCGGATCACGCTCGAAAGCGTCTGGGGTGGAGGTGGGCGGGGGTGTAACGGCGCGTGCTGGGGCCGCAGTGCTGGCTGGCGTGGCCGTTACGACAGGCGTTGCCGCCGCTGCCGCCGCCGTCGCTCCTGTAGCGGGTGGCGTTGCAGGAGGTGTAGCCGGGGGTGCAGGCGGCGTCGGGCTGGGCGTGACCGGGTTGCTGACTGCTGCCGTCGCGCCGTCGACTGGGGGGGTGGCGGGTGGAGTCGTAGCGGTGCCCGAAGCGTTTGCCGGGGTGGCCGTGCCAGTGGCCGTGCCAGTGGCCGTGCCAGTGGCCGTGCTGGCGGTTGCCGCCGTTCCGGTTGCTGCGCTGGCCGATGCCCCCGTTGTTGTGGTTGCTGCTGCAACGGGTGTCGCTGCCTCAACTGCCGCCTCGTTCCAGCGGGTCACGCGGCCACTGACCACCGGGTATGCGCCCTGATTGAAGCCCACGAGCGGGCTGTCCTGCGTGCCGGTGTACAGCAGTAAAAACACGTCCTGTCCGGCATTCAGCGTGGGCACGTCCTGAAGGCCCGCCAAGAACATCAGCGTGGGTTTGCCCTCACGCACGGGCAAGCTCGCCACGTCTCCGGCGATGGTTTCGGTCACGGTCAGCGGGTAATTGATCCAAGACACCGCTGTTGCCCCTGCACCGGTTTGTGTGGTGGTGGGCGCACCCACCGTCGCCCGCACGATCACCTGCGCTTTTTTGGCCTGCTGCGTCAGCGTCAGCGCTGTGAATGTGCTGGCCTGTACAGGGTTCAGGGTCATCAGCGCCGCCGTCAAGCCGAGGGCAAGTCGCGCCCGCTTCATGCCCTGCCACCTGTGGGGGGAAGCTGTGTGCCGGGGCCGGGCGGGTCTATGGGCACAGGTGTATCGCTGTCGGGCGGGGTGGGGTCAGGTTCGCCGCGTGGCGGGGGGGGAATCGTCACAGGTTGGGAGGCGGGGGGCGTGCTGGTGGCTGGCGGTGTGGTGGCCGGAGCGGAAGTCGCTGGGGTGGGAGTACTGGCCGGAGTCGCCGCCGGAGCCGGAACAGTTGCCCCCGGAACATTCGGCATGCCCTGTTGCGCCAGCAGTTTGCCGGTGCCGTCGCGGGCCTCGAAGGCCAACCCAGTCGCACTCAGGGTCACGGGGCTGCTGGGCCGGATGCTCACCAGCATCACCCGTGCGCCTGCCCTCGGAATGGCCTTGAAGCCCACGCTGACGCTGAGGGTTTGCCCCTCTTGCCGCCAAAACAGCACGCCGCCGTTTTCGCCGGGCTGCACGCGGGTCACGGTCACGCCTTTGGGCAGCGTCCACATCAGGCGAGCAGCACGCACGGCACGCGGCCCGGCGATGGTGACTGGAACCCGCGTTTCGCCCCGGATTTCCCCGGTGGGCAGCGTGGGCGAAAGTGAGAGCGGCGGCAAGTCGTTCACGTTCAGCGTGTATTCCTGCACCTTGCTTCTCAGGCCCGCGTCGTTGGTTTCCAGCGTAAATTTGAAGGCCCCGATTTTGGTGGGCCTGCCGACCAAGCGCCCCCCACTCAAGCTGATGCCCGGTGGCAAGCTGCCCGCCGCCACCCGGAATCCGTATGGCCCGGTGCCGCCCGTGACCACCAGCGCCGCTTCGTAGGCTTCGGCCACGTAACCCACAGGCAGGGACGTGAGGGTAAAGGTCAGGGGGTCTGCTCCAGTGGTGGCGGTGCTGCCTGTGCCTGTGCTGCTGCCGCAGGCGCTGAGGGTGCCCAGACCCAACAGCGCCACCGTCAGCAGCGGCCAGAGGCGCGGGGCAGGCGCGCGCCGCAGCGGGTGAGTTGAAGCTTGCATGGGGGCAGTGTACCGGGCTGGGCGGGCGGGCAGATGGGGAAAACGTAAGCGCCGCCGCCGATTCCATGAAGACGCCGGACGGGGGGTGCCCGCAGAAGGATGCCCAGAGAGGGCGTTGACAACGGGGGCCACACCTCCTACGGTTCTGCCCTCTTTCCGGCGCTAGACTTTGCACCTATGACCATGCAACTCACTAAGCCGCCCACCGTAGGCACTCCGTTGGGGCGCTACACCGTCGAGCGCGTCGAAGCCTTGCCCGAAATGCAGGGCACGCTGGTGCTGCTGCGCCACGAACTCGGCGCACGCCACGCCCACGTGATCCGTGAAGACGACAATCTGGCCTTCGGCGTCACCTTTCCCACCGTGCCCAAAGACAGCACGGGCGTGGCGCACATTCTGGAACACGTGGCCCTGATGGGCAGCCAGAAGTACCCGGTGCCCGATCCCTTTTTTGCGATGGCCCCGCGCAGTCTGAACACGTTCATGAACGCCATGACCGCCAACGACTGGACAACTTACCCGTTCAGCACGCGCAATGTACAGGACTATTTCAACCTGCTGTCGGTGTACCTAGACGCCACCTTTTTCCCGCTGCTGCGCTACGAATCCTTTCGGCAAGACGGCCACCGCTTCGAGTTCGAGAAGTTGGACGACCCCACCAGCACGCTGAAATTGCAGGGCGTGGTGTACAACGAAATGAAAGGCGCGATGGCGAGCGCGGGGGCCGTGATGTGGCGCTCATTGGGCAAGGCGCTGTATCCCGACCTGACCTACGCGGTCAACAGCGGCGGCGAGCCGAACGACATTCCGGGCCTGACTTACGACGGCCTGCGAGCTTTCCACGCGGCGCATTATCACCCCAGCAACGCCTTTTTCTTCACCTACGGCAATCAGGATTTGACCCGTGTGCTGGACGAAATCGAGTCGCATGTCATGGCCCGTTTTGCGCCGCAATCGCTGGACGTGAGCGTGCCCGATCAGCCCGACTTTGCCGAACCGCGCCGCGTGGACGTGACCTATCCGGGTTCGGATGTGGAGCGCGGCGGACAGGTGCTGTTGGCCTGGAAACTGGGCCGCTCCAGCAACCCCGACCTGAATCTGCGTTGGAGCGTCCTCAGCGACGTGCTGCTGGGCAACCCCGCCGCGCCGCTGACCCGCCCTCTGATCGAATCGGGTATCGGTTCGGCGCTGGCCGACCTGACCGGATACCGCGATTCCTTCCGCGAGGGTGCGTTCGCGGTGGGCCTCAAGGGACTCAGCGCGGGCAAGGCCGCCGAAGTCGAGAAACTGGTGCTGGACACGCTGGCGGGCATTGCGCGGGACGGTATTCCCGCCGACCTGATCGCCAGCAGCCTGCATCAATTCGAGATCGGGCAAAAGGAAGTCAGCAACAGCGGTTATCCGTATGGTCTGCAAGTGATGTTCCGGCTGATGGGGCCTTGGCTGTACGGCGGCGACCCGGTCACCGGATTGCGGTTGGATGCCGAACTGAACAGCCTGCGCGCCGATCTGGACAGTGGCAAGCGCGTCTTCGAGTCCATGTTGGAAGAACTGTTGGCGCTGCCCCACCGCGTCACGATGGTGGTCACGCCCGATCCGCTGCTGGCGTCGCAGGCCGAGCAGGCCGAGCGTGAACTCGTTGAGCGTCTCAGCAAGGATTTCACCGATGAAGACCGCGCCCGAATTGTGCGGGAGAGCCTGCAACTTCAGTCGCTTCAGGCGCAGGAATCCGACCCGAATGTGTTGCCCACGCTGGCCCTCAGCGACGTGACCCCCGGCGTGCAGCGCCCCGACTACAGCACCACGCAAGAAGGCCGCGCCCTCGTGGGCCGTGTGCCCCAACCCACCGGCGGCCTGAGCTACTTGGATGTGCAAATCCGCCTGCCTGACGTGCCCGCCGAGTTGCTGGACGTGCTGCCGCTCTACACCTATGCGGTCACCCGCAGCGGCGCAGCTGGGCAGGACTACGCCGAATTGTCGCGCCGCATAGAAGCCGTGACGGGTGGCGTCGGCGCAAGCGCGGGCGTGGGCACCGCCCCCGACGACCTGAGCGCCGTGCGGTTGGCTGTCACCTTCAGCGGCAAGGCCTTGGCCCGCAACGCCGAGGCGCTGGTGGCCGTACTGCACGACCTGATCGCTGCCCCCGAATTTACCCGCGAACGCACCCGCCAACTGCTGGAGCAGCGTCTGTCGGGCATGAAAGCCAGCGTGGTGGGTTCGGGCAGCGCCTACGCAGACCGCCTCGCCTCGGCACAGGTCAGCGCCGCCGCCGTGCTGGAGGAACGCTTCGGCGGACTGACCTCGTTGGCGACCCTCAAGGCGATTGTGGAAGGGCCAGAAGGTGAATCGGGTGCGGAAGGTCTGGACGCCCGAATAGACGCCCTGCTGGGCCAATTTTCGCAACTGCAAGAGCTGATCACGCGGGGGCAACCGCTCCTCTGCCTCACCGCCACCCCCGACGATATCGGCCTAGATGTGCAGCCCATCACCACGCTGTTTACCGGAGACGCCCCCACCGGACGCCCCGCGCTGGCCCCGCTCGCCACTGGCCCGCAGGCCCGCACCACCGATTCTCCGGTGGCTTTCAATGCCATTGCCTACCCCACCGTGCCCTACACCCATCCCGACAGTCCCGCGCTGCTGGTGCTGTCGCGCCTGCTCAGGAGCGAGTACATGCTCAAGGAAATCCGCGAAAAAGGCGGCGCATACGGCGGCGGCGCAGGTTTCGACACGCGGGGCGGCGTCTTCTCTATGACCAGTTACCGTGACCCGCACATTGCCCGCACGTATCAGGTGTTCCGCGACGCCCGCGCCTTCCTCGACACGCCGCTGGGCGAGCGCGAACTCACCGAAGCCATTCTGACTGCCAGCAAAATCCTAGACCCCCTGACCAGCCCGGACACGGTGGGCCGCCTGCGCTTTTACGGCGATCAGGCCGGATTCACGCCCGAAGTGCAGGAATCCTTCAAGGCCCGCCTGCTGGCCGTAAAACTGGACGACCTTCGCCGCGTGATGGATACCTACCTGACGCCGGAGCGGGCCGCCTACGCGCTGGTGGCCGGGCGCGATCCGAATACGGAAGTGGAAGGGCTGGGGCTGAAATTTGAGGTACAGGGAGTCTAAAACCGTTAGTGGTGAGTAGGTCGTAGAAGGGGCAAAACGGAGCTTGATTAATCAGGGCTGTGTGGTGGGGGAGGCGAGCGGGAAAGCCTCTCCCACCGCGCTTTTTCCACGTTCCAAACTCTACGTTCCCCTCATCCCCGGTGATACGGCTCCCCCGCACTGATCGTCGCCGCCCTGTACAGCGCTTCAGCCAGCACCACCATCGCCAGATCATGCGGCAGGGTCAGGGTTCCAAGGCTCCACAGTGCATAAGCTCCGGCCCGCAACTCGTCGGTGTGTCCCTCCGGGCCGCCGATGGCAAAAGCTAATTCGCCAGTGCCGCCCACGCCTTGCCCATCCAAATACGCCGCCAACCCTTCCGACGTGAATTGCTGGCCGCGTGGATCGAGCAAAATCAGCGGCGTTTTTCCGGCGGCGCGGCGAATGGCCTCACTTTCCAGCGCCTGCGTCTTGCCTGCCACCCGCGTCACGGTCAGCTTGTGGTAGCGGCGCAGGCGTTTTTCGTATTCGTCCCAGCCTGCGCGGGCATAGGCCAGCTTGGGTTCGCCCACAGTAATCAGGTGCAGTCTCATGGGGGCAGTGTGGCAGAAGGGTTTGCGGGGCGGATTCACGCCGCGTGTAGACCCCACCTCTCCTGCGGAGCTTTTCAAGTCTAAGGGGGGCGTTGCCGAGCAACGGGGGGTTCGCCTTCCACCCCGATACACCTCAATCCACCGCAGTACACAGACACACAGCGTCCGCACGCCCCGCCCGCTAAACTGGCGGGTATGTCCGGTTTGCTTTGGCTTCCACTCCATTGGCCTCCAGTGGGGGAGCGCACTTGAACTACGCGGCGACTCTGGCGGTGTTGGTGGTGCTGTCGTTCAGCTTTCCGCTGACGGTGCGGCTGGGCGCTCAGTTGGGCGTGCCGGAGGTGCTGGGGGCGTCTATGCTGGGCGCAGTCCTGACCTTTGCGCTGGCGGCCTACGGGGTGCGCTGGCAGGTCACGCGCCACCGGGTCACGGTGCAGCGGTTGGCGGCGGCGCGGGCGCAAGTGGCCGCCGATCCGTCCAGCCCCCGCGCCTATTTTGTGGGCGGCGAACATCTGGGGCTGATCCTGCTCCGGCTAGACCGCCGCCGTGAGGCCGCTGAGGTGATAGACCGCTTTGCCCGTCTGGGCGGGGCACGCGAGAGCGAAATCGTGGCCCTGCGTGAAGCCCTGTCTAACGCCGAACGCCGCCAACGCCGCGCCCAAGGACGCGAGGCGTGAAGACCCTGAGCCGAGACAACGTGAAGACATGGGAGCGCGAAGCGTGAGGCTCTGCGGAACCAACGCGGCAAGGATGCGTATCCTGAGAGGCATGAAGGTTGCCAGTGTTCATCAGCAGTCCCCCCGGCAGTACGGCAGGCAAGGAGCGCACCTATGAGGGCCTATAAGGGCATCGTGGAAGACGGAGTGGTGGTCTTGATCGGCGCACGCCTGCCCGAAGGCACGGTGGTCACGGTCACGGTAGGAGAAACCGAACTGCTCCGCGCCCGCATCACCAGCGCCCTGAAACGCCCACGCAAGGTGCGGGTGCGCGTCAAGCCCACACCCGGCATGGCGATGGGCCAGTTGCAGTTGGAAGGCACGTCGGCGCGTCCTCAGTCCGATGAGTAGGGCAGAACAAGACCGAATCGAGGCTGAAGAGGTTGAAGCTGACAGCCTTGACGAACTGGTACTTCACGAAGGGTGGGCGGAAACAGCGCAAGCAGCAGCAGACGCCCCCGCCGACTTGCCCCCGCTCAGTCCGATTCCAGATGGAGCGCGGGTGTGGTTGGTTCCAACTCCGGTGGGCAACTTGGGTGACTTGACGTTGCGGGCCATAGAAGTCCTGCGGGCCGCCGACGCTGTGGCCTGCGAAGACACCCGCCGCACCGGGGCGTTGCTGTCGTATCTAGGCATTCGCAAGCCGCTGGTGCGCCTAGATGCCCACACCATGCGCCGCGCCCCGCAAGTGCTGGAACGGTACGCCCGCCTTGCCTACGTCAGCGATGCAGGCACGCCCGGCATCAGCGATCCCGGCGCGGAACTCGTGCAGGCCGCCCTTGCCGCCGACGTGCCCATAGAAGTGCTGCCCGGAGCCACTGCCTTCGTGCCCGCGCTGGTGCTGTCAGGTCTGGATTCTGCTCGCTTTACCTTCGAGGGTTTCCTCCCGCGTTCGGGTAAAGACCGCAAAGCCCGCCTGAGTGCCGTAGCAGCGCGGGCCGAAACCAGCATCCTCTATGAAAGTCCTCACCGCCTGCACGCCACCCTGACCGAATTGGCGGCCAGTTGCGGCCCGCTGCGGCGCGGCAGCGTCACGCGGGAACTGTCCAAGCGCTTCGAGGAAACCCGGCGCGGCACGTTGGCAGAATTGGCAGCCCATTTCGAGGCGGGTACACGCGGCGAAATCGTGGTGGTGGTAGGGGGCCGACCCGAGGGCGAGGCCGACCCAGCGCAGCCCGTGACCGATCCGGCAGAGCAGGCCAGAGCGTGGGCCGCAGCGGGGCAAGGGGTCAGGGATATACGTGACGCACTCATGCGGCAGGGTTTGCGTAAGAATGACGCTTACGCGCTGGCCTTACAGGTGACGCAAGCTCAGCAACCCTGAGCGCCCCTTTTCCTCAACCCTTTCCTGTTCTGTATCCATCCATGAGGCCCACCATGACTGAACCGCAAACCCACCACCCCAATCCCAGCGGCCTGAAACGTGTGGCCGTCCTGACCAGCGGCGGCGACGCCCCCGGCATGAACGCAGCCATTCGCGCTGTGGTTCGCACCGCCACCCACAACGGCATAGAAGTCGTGGGCGTGCGCCGGGGATTTCAGGGCCTGCACGAGGGCGACATGGCCCTGATCGGCCCCCGCGACGTAGCCAACACCATCCAGCGCGGCGGCACGATTTTGCTCACCGCCCGCTCTCATACGTGGCGCAGTCCGGAAGGCCGGGCCAAGGGCGCACAAAACTTACGCGACTGGCAGGTCGACGGATTGATCGTCATCGGCGGAGACGGCAGCTTTCACGGCGCACACTATCTACAGCAGGAACACGGCTTCCCGGTCATCGGCGTGCCCGGCACCATCGACAACGACTTGTACGGTACCGATCACACCATCGGCTACTTCACGGCAGTCGAGACGGCGCTGGATGCCGTCGATAAACTGCGCGATACCGGGGCCAGCCACGAGCGAATTTTCGTGATCGAGGTCATGGGACGCCACGCCGGACACATTGCCTTAGAAGTCGCGGTGGCGGGCGGGGCCGAGGAAGTCTTTATTCCCGAAGACGCCAAGCCTGTAGACGGCGTCGTCGAGATCGTGAAGCAGAGTCTCGCCAAGGGTAAGGCCAGTTCCATCATCATCGTGGCCGAGGGCTACCCCGGCGGCGCGGAGGGTGTCAGCAAGGCTATTCACGAAGGCACGGGCCAAGAAACCCGCGTCAGTATTCTGGGCCACATCCAGCGCGGCGGGACGCCTGTTTCCAGTGACCGCGTGTTGGCCAGCCGACTGGGAGAAGCCGCCGTGTACGCCCTGATGGACGGCAAGAGTGACGTGATGGTAGGAAGGCAAGGCGGCGGCATCAGCCATATTCCCCTGCACGAAACGTGGGAGAAGAAAAAAGACGTGAACCGCGACCTGTACCGCTGCGCCAAGACCCTGAGCGTGTAGGACGAAACAAAGCCAGCCGCCCCAATTTGTGCAGGGCGGCTGGCTTTTTACGCTGAATGCAGCGCTGAACGCCTGAAACTGCCCTTCCTTAGACTCTTAGACCCTCGGCCCTTAGACCACTCCTGAGCCAGCAGGCAAGGCCGCGCCTCACCCAGCACGCGGCCCTCTGAGCCTTCTTCTTATTCCCGTTCTACATTCCGCAAAAACGCGGGAATATCGTAATCCTTGGGATCGTAGCTGCTCGTGGCTGTCCCGCGCACGGGCTTCACGATGGTCTCGATGCTGCTGCGGCCACTCGTGCCCCCGGCAATGCTGATGGGCGTGTCGTTGAAGCCAGTAGCGATCACGGTCACGCGCACTTCGTCGCCCGCAGCCTCGTCAGGCGTGATGCCGAACAGAATGTCGGGGTCTTCGAAGCCAGTGGCCTCGCGGATTTTCTCCACGATTTCGTTGGCGTCGGTCATGGACAGATCAAAGCTGCCCGTCACGTTGACCAGAATCCGGCGTGCGCCCTCGATGCCGCGTTCCAGCAGCGGGCTGTGGATGGCGCTCATGGCGGCTTCTTCGGCCACCTTTTCGCCCCGGCCCGCGCCGATGCCCATCAGCACCGTGCCCGAGTTGGCCAGCAGGTTGCGCACATCGGCAAAATCGAGATTGATCATGCCTTCCACATTGATCACGTCGCTGATGCCCTTGACGCCGTAGTACAACACGCGGTCAGCAATGAGAAACGCCTCACGGAAGCTGACCTTCTTGTCTACGGCTGTGAGCAATTTCTCGTTGTTCACCACGATCATGCCGTCTACGCGGTCGGCCAGTTTGCCGATGCCTTCTTCGGCGACCCGCAGACGCTTCGGCCCTTCGAACTTGAAAGGCCGCGTGACGATAGCCACCGTCAGCACGCCCATTTCACGGGCAATCTCGGCCACCACAGGGGCGCTGCCCGTGCCCGTGCCGCCGCCCATGCCCGCCGTAATGAACAGCATGTCGGTGCCGTCGAGGTATTCCTTGATGCGTTCCCGGTCTTCGAGGGCCGCCTTCTCGCCCACTTCCGGGTCTGCCCCTGCGCCGAGGCCGCGTGTCAGGCGGTCTCCGAGCTGAATCCGCACCTCGGCGTGGCTTTTGGCCAACACCTGAGCGTCGGTGTTCCCGGCGATAAACTCCACGCCTTCGAGTCCTGATTCGATCATGCGGTTAACGGCGTTGTTGCCCGCCCCGCCCAAGCCGATCACACGAATTTTGGCCGCTTGCATTCTGTCTCCTTCCATTCCGGCACGGCCGCCTAGGGCTGTCCCGTAGCTGTTCGCTCTTCGGCGTAGTTTAACGCACGATCCCTTCCTGTGGGCGTTGGCCTCGAAGGTGGGACATACAGGGGTCAACGTGGGTCTGAACGCTCGTGAGAAGGCAAGTCAGATGGTCACTGCCGAATGCGTGAATGACGTTTCAGCCGTCTAAAGTAGACGCGCCGTCTGATCCTTGCCAACGCAAGCTCATCCATAGCTTTGCCGTTTTTTTCGTAAACAGGCTGGTGATTCATGTACAGGATGAGTTGATTCTGAGAGTTGACCGCCCTAAAAATCCGTCCTTGAAAGTAGATTCCAGCCGAAAAGTCTAGGCTTGGTGCTGCACTTCACGTGGAATCCGTAGGACTGAAACAAAACACCCCACCGATCAGAGTGGGGCGCACTGTTTGGAACGGTGGAGGGGCGGTGTTGCCACTCCGGTTTGCGCCCTTACACCCAGTCCTTGAATATATTTTTGATGCGTTCTCCAAAGCTCGGCTTGTCTTTTTTGGGCAGGGCCGTCGGATCAGGCTTCGCTGGGGGAATGACGGGGCCACCGTCGTTTGACGGGACAGGTGCCGCTACAGGTGCGGTGACCAGAGTCCCGTTGCCCGCGCTGACGGGCGCTGGGGTGCCCTGTTGCCCGGTGTCCATGCCCTCAAAAATCATGTCGGGTACTTTGCCGTCTTCCCCGATGCCGTACAGCACCAGACCGACGCTGGCCGCGTGGGCCGGGCTACTGACGATGTCGCTGAGGCCGCCGATGCCGCGAGGACGGCCCACCCGCACGGGCAAGCGGAACCGGTCACGGGCCAGCTCTGCACTGCCCCGAAGCTGCGACGCGCCGCCCGTGATGACCACTGTCTGGGCCACGAGTTCCACTGGCCCCAACGCCTGATCAATCTCGTCGCGGATCATGCCGTAAATCTCGGCGATGCGCGGCTTGATGATGCGTGAGAGTTCGAAGGCGCTGATGGCGTGGGTGCTGCCCGATGCGGTGGTGATTTCCAGAGTCAGGTCTTGATCGGCCAGTTCGGGCAGGGCCGCGCCGTACTTGCGCTTCACGTTCTCGGCTTCCTCAATAGGAATCTTCAGAATTTGGGCCAAGTCCGCCGTGACGTGTTCGCCGCCAATCGGAATGCTGGCGCTGTGGGCGAGGTTGCCGCGCTTGAACACGCCCACGTCGGTGGTGCCGCCGCCCATGTCGATCACGATGACCGTCTGGGTCTGCTCCAGCGCTTCTAGCGTCGCCAGCCCGGAGGCCAACGCGTGCAGCACGAAACCGTCCACTTTCAGGCCTGCTTCCTGTACGCAGCGGCGCAGATTCAGCAGCGGCCCAGCGGTTCCGGCCACGATATGCACGTCCACTTCCAGCCTCACGCCGTGCATCCCCACCGGGCTCTTGATGCCTTCCTGTCCGTCTACCACGTATTCCTGTGGCAGCGTATGAATAATTTCAAGGTTAGGATCGAGCGGCACGGCGCGGGCGTTCTCTATGGCGCGGTCTACGTCGGGTTGGGCAATTTCTTGGTTGCGGCGAATGGCGGCCAGCCCATGACTGGTAATGGCTTTGGCATGGTTGCCCGCCACACTGACGAACACACTGCCCACTTTTACACCGCTGACGCGCTCTGCGGCGGCCACCGATTGCCGGATGGCGTGGGTAGCACGCTCCAAGTTCACCACGCTGCCGCGTTTCATGCCTTCGCTGGGCACGCTGCCCTGCCCGATGATGTCGAGAGTACCGCCGGGTGCGATTTCCCCGATGACGGTGGTGATTTTCGTGGTGCCGATATCGAGGCCCACAATGATTGAATTTTCCTTCATTCTTGGACGCTCACCCCCCACGGGTAGATGTTGATTTTTTTGTTTGGGTACATGCTGATACTCCCAGCATACTTTACGAGGGATTTCAGATCACCGCTCCACACCGCGCCGAGTCCCGTGTTGACCGTGACCCCCGACGGCGTATAGGCAACCGATTGCACAGTGTAGCGCGATAAAAGCTGCGTGACGTAGAGGGCGTCTGCTAGGCGGTCTGGCCCCCAACCTCCCAGAAGGGGCAATTTGCTGTTGGGGGCCGCGCCGGGCAGGAGCGTTCCATCCGCGGCCAGAGTCACGATGCTGCCGTCCGGGCGCTTCCAGCGGGCGTAGGGCCTACGTTCCACGATCTCCACACTGACAGCATCTGGGAACGTTTCGACGATTTTTGCTGACAGTATCCAAGGATGGTTGGCAAGTGTCCGCGCCCGCCACGCGCCGTAGTACAGCCACCCGAACTGCGGCGTCAGGCCCGCAAGCTCCTGCACCCGCGCCTCCGACAGTTGGCTGTTGCCTGCGACTGTGACTGTGCGTATGGGTAAGGCGAACCAAGCACCCGCCAGAGCGGCGGCAGTCAGGGTCAGGCCCAACGCTGTCCAGAGGCGGGTGCGGCGCGGCTTGGGTGGAGGAGGGAGAGGAGCGGGTTCTGGCTGCGGCTCCGGTACAACAACAGGTGTCATGAGGGGTTCAGGCAAATCCGGCACAATTCGGCGGTTGCCCTCACCCACCTTGCGTGCGCTCACGCTTGCTCCAGA includes the following:
- the pfkA gene encoding 6-phosphofructokinase — protein: MTEPQTHHPNPSGLKRVAVLTSGGDAPGMNAAIRAVVRTATHNGIEVVGVRRGFQGLHEGDMALIGPRDVANTIQRGGTILLTARSHTWRSPEGRAKGAQNLRDWQVDGLIVIGGDGSFHGAHYLQQEHGFPVIGVPGTIDNDLYGTDHTIGYFTAVETALDAVDKLRDTGASHERIFVIEVMGRHAGHIALEVAVAGGAEEVFIPEDAKPVDGVVEIVKQSLAKGKASSIIIVAEGYPGGAEGVSKAIHEGTGQETRVSILGHIQRGGTPVSSDRVLASRLGEAAVYALMDGKSDVMVGRQGGGISHIPLHETWEKKKDVNRDLYRCAKTLSV
- the ftsZ gene encoding cell division protein FtsZ, which encodes MQAAKIRVIGLGGAGNNAVNRMIESGLEGVEFIAGNTDAQVLAKSHAEVRIQLGDRLTRGLGAGADPEVGEKAALEDRERIKEYLDGTDMLFITAGMGGGTGTGSAPVVAEIAREMGVLTVAIVTRPFKFEGPKRLRVAEEGIGKLADRVDGMIVVNNEKLLTAVDKKVSFREAFLIADRVLYYGVKGISDVINVEGMINLDFADVRNLLANSGTVLMGIGAGRGEKVAEEAAMSAIHSPLLERGIEGARRILVNVTGSFDLSMTDANEIVEKIREATGFEDPDILFGITPDEAAGDEVRVTVIATGFNDTPISIAGGTSGRSSIETIVKPVRGTATSSYDPKDYDIPAFLRNVERE
- the ftsA gene encoding cell division protein FtsA gives rise to the protein MKENSIIVGLDIGTTKITTVIGEIAPGGTLDIIGQGSVPSEGMKRGSVVNLERATHAIRQSVAAAERVSGVKVGSVFVSVAGNHAKAITSHGLAAIRRNQEIAQPDVDRAIENARAVPLDPNLEIIHTLPQEYVVDGQEGIKSPVGMHGVRLEVDVHIVAGTAGPLLNLRRCVQEAGLKVDGFVLHALASGLATLEALEQTQTVIVIDMGGGTTDVGVFKRGNLAHSASIPIGGEHVTADLAQILKIPIEEAENVKRKYGAALPELADQDLTLEITTASGSTHAISAFELSRIIKPRIAEIYGMIRDEIDQALGPVELVAQTVVITGGASQLRGSAELARDRFRLPVRVGRPRGIGGLSDIVSSPAHAASVGLVLYGIGEDGKVPDMIFEGMDTGQQGTPAPVSAGNGTLVTAPVAAPVPSNDGGPVIPPAKPDPTALPKKDKPSFGERIKNIFKDWV
- a CDS encoding cell division protein FtsQ/DivIB, producing MSARKVGEGNRRIVPDLPEPLMTPVVVPEPQPEPAPLPPPPKPRRTRLWTALGLTLTAAALAGAWFALPIRTVTVAGNSQLSEARVQELAGLTPQFGWLYYGAWRARTLANHPWILSAKIVETFPDAVSVEIVERRPYARWKRPDGSIVTLAADGTLLPGAAPNSKLPLLGGWGPDRLADALYVTQLLSRYTVQSVAYTPSGVTVNTGLGAVWSGDLKSLVKYAGSISMYPNKKINIYPWGVSVQE